CATCCGGCCGGATACCGTGCTGGAAGACGAAGTGCACATCGGCAACTTCGTGGAAACCAAGAAGACGCAGATCGGCCACGGCAGCAAGGCCAACCATCTCAGCTATCTGGGTGACGCAACAATCGGCAGTGGCGTCAATATCGGCGCCGGCACCATTACCTGCAACTACGACGGCAGCAACAAGCACACCACCGTGATCGAGGACGGCGCCTTCGTCGGTTCCAACACCTCGCTGGTGGCGCCGGTACGGGTCGGCAGCAAGGCCACCGTCGGCGCAGGCTCGGTGCTCACGCGCGACGCACCGGACGGTGCCCTGAGCATCGCGCGTTCGCGCGAGCAGAAGTCCTATCCCAACTGGCAGCGCCCGGACAAGAAGAAGTAGGGCGCCTTGCGGCGGGCCTTATACTGGCCGTCTTCCCCCTGCAATATTCAAGGAAATGTGCGGAATCGTCGGCGCCATCGCGCAGCGTGACATCAGCGAAGTTCTCGTCGAAGGCATCCGCCGCTTGCAGTATCGCGGCTACGATTCCACCGGCCTCGCCATGCTCGGGGACAATGGCGCCATCTGCATGCGGCGCGCCGTCGGCAAGGTCTCCGAACTCGAAAGGAAGCTGGAGGCGAGCCCGTGCCGGGGGCGGCTTGGAATTGCGCATTCGCGCTGGGCCACGCACGGCGGCGTGACCGAAGCCAATGCGCATCCGCACCTGTCCGGCGAGCGGATTGCCGTCATCCACAACGGCATCATCGAAAACTACGAATCGATCCGCGAAGAACTCGCGGCCAGGGGCTACGAATTCCGGTCCGAAACCGATACCGAAGTCATTGCGCACCTGATCCACGATCTGCTCAAGCAGGACATCGACCTGACCGAGGCCGTGCGCCAGGCCATGCGCCGTTTCGAGGGCGCCTACGCCATCGTGGTGTTCGACGCCCAGCAGCCGGACCGCCTGGTCACCGCACGTATCGCCAGCCCGCTGGTCATCGGGCACGGAGACGGCGAGAACTTCGTCGCCTCCGGCATTCAGGCGCTGCTGCCGGTCACGCGGCGGTTTTCGGTGCTCGACGAGGGTGACATGGCTGAGGTCCGTCTTGATGGCGTGACCATCTACGATGCTGACGGAAACATCGTCGAACGCGAGATCACCGTGTCCGAGCAATCGGCGGACGCCGTGGAGCGCGGTGACTACGCGCACTACATGCTCAAGGAAATCTACGAGCAGCCGCGCGCAATCGCGGACACCTTGTCCGAACGCATCCTCGGCGATCACGTGCTGGAAGCCGCCTTCGGGCCCCGCGCCGCCGAAATCCTGCCACAAGTCGACAACGTGCATATCGTCGCCTGCGGCACCAGCTACCACGCCGGGCTGGTCGCGCGTTACTACCTGGAGCAGGGCGCGCGCATACCGTGCACCGTCGAGGTCGCCAGCGAATACCGCTACCGCAATCCGGTGGTGCAGCCCGGCACCCTGTTCCTCGCGATCTCCCAGTCCGGCGAAACCGCCGACACCCTGGCCGCCCTGCGTGAAGCCAGGAAGATCGGCTACGTCGCTACCGCCGCGATCTGCAACGTGGCCGAGTCCTCGCTGGTGCGCGAGGCCGACCTCAGCCTGATGACCCGCGCCGGTCCCGAAGTGGGCGTAGCCAGTACCAAGGCCTTCACCACCCAACTTGCCGCTCTGGGCCTGCTGGGGCTTGCCATCGGCCAGCGCCGCAGCGTGGATCGTCGCCTGGTCGGCGTCTACGCCAGACAGATGCAGCGCGTGCCGGAAATGGTGCAGCAGACGCTGAAGCTGGATGCACAGATTCGCGTGTGGGCGAGGCACTTCGCCGACAAGCACCACGCCCTGTTCCTGGGCCGCGGGCCCACCTACCCGGTAGCCATGGAAGGTGCACTCAAGCTCAAGGAAATCTCCTACATCCACGCCGAGGCCTATCCGGCCGGCGAACTCAAGCACGGCCCGTTGGCGCTGGTGGACGACGACATGCCGGTGATCGCTGTCGCGCCCAACGACCGGCTCTTGGAAAAACTCAAATCCAATCTGCAGGAAGTGCGCGCGCGCGGCGGTCGTCTGTTCGTGTTCGCCGACCCCAACACCGGTTTCACTCCGAGCGACGGGGTGGACATCATGACCATGCCCGAGCACATCGAGCCATTGCAGGCCCCGCTGATCTACACCGTGCCGCTGCAACTGCTGGCCTACCACGTGGCCGTGCTGCGCGGGACCGACGTGGATCAGCCGAGGAATCTGGCGAAGTCGGTGACGGTGGAGTAGCGAGCCTGTCGGCTTGCGCGCCTTTGCTGGTTCGCAAAGAGCCTGAAACCGGATGGGTTCGCTGAAGCTTCAGCGAGGTCACGCCAAGTCGTCAAAGTAGAGCCGCACACCCATGCGCTTGTGCAGCACGCCGATGATGTCGACTCCCCTGCACGAACCAGATAGAAAATCACACGCTTTCGGCGGCTTCGCGCATGTCCGGGGTGACGCGTAGCGGCGGCAGGGTTGCGGTTTTCATGGGCGGCGACCGTATTGCAAGTGCGATGCAATGCTGTTTGATGCGGCCGATGCCGTCAACTTGCCGCTGCGTCCGGCCCGCTCAGGCGCGTGTCCCGGTAGAGCGCATCCTGCAAGTCATGCACGGCCTGCTCGAACCCGGTTTTGCTGCCGAAGGGGCGGATCAGCTGCATCGGTGTGCCCATCTGGTTGAACGGCCGGATTTCGAGCACGCGTACATTGTCCAGGCCGGTGATGATGCCGTCGTCCTGGTATTTGAATCGGGATGCCATGGACGGTTGCGCTGAGCCTGAACGCGGACTCTCAGCGAGAGTTCAGGCCGTCTGGCACACCCTGTACGCAGGCTTCAAGGAGGACCGGCGGCAGATATTGGCTGGTCCGCATCAGTACCAATCGTCAAAGGAGTATCCCGATGGCAGACGACAAGCGCTACGAAGGCAAGACCGAAAACCTCAAGGGCAAGTTCAAGGAAGGTGCCGGCAAGGTTTCCGGCGACGAGCAGCTCGAGAATGAAGGCAAGGTCGATCAGAAGACCGGCAAGATCAAGGATACGATCGGCAAGGTCAAAGATACGGTGAAGGATGTGGTCAGCCACTAGTGTCGTATCACCGCATCAACAAAAAGGCGTCCTGAACGGGGCGCCTTTTTGCTGGGAGGCGATCGGTGGTGATGGACCGGGCAGGCAACGGTCACCTTCTGGTTTTCGGCGGGTCGCGTGAATACCGGGTCAGGCTGCGGCTTGTCCGGAGTGACAAGGGTGGGCAGACCTCATTCGCAGCTGCTGGCGATCTGTTCGAGCGCCTTGTCGCGCTCCGCGTTGAACATGTCTTCAGTGAAGCGCACGCGCTCGCCATTGTCGTCGACGCGCATCAGCCGCCTTGCCGTCTTCGCGTCAAGGTAGGCCAATCGATCACGTGCGGCTTGGCACTGCTGCTGGCGCTCATTTCGCGCGACCTGGCGTGCGTGCTCTGCTGCGGCGCGTGCGAGTTCGTCGGTTTCACTCGACTCCACGAAATCATCGATCGATTCCACGGCGGGTGCTGGGTGAGCCCTGGGAGCCCGCGGTTCGTACTTGCTGTAGGCGCCCTGTCCGGGAGGTGTCTGCGAATAATGGACCTGGCCTTGAGCATCGACCCAGCGATAGGCCGGGCTTGCGGCAGCGGCGCTGCTCGCCAGGCACAGGATCAGTGCCGTGACCCAGCCCGGCATGCGCAGCGAATCAGGCGGCGCCGGCATGTTCGGCGGCCATGGCGCGTATGCGCTCCACCATCGAATAGAAACCGTTGCGGCGGTTCATGGTGATCTGGTTCTCCAGGCCGAGCCTTGCGAAAGCCTCGGCGATATC
The Banduia mediterranea genome window above contains:
- the glmS gene encoding glutamine--fructose-6-phosphate transaminase (isomerizing), encoding MCGIVGAIAQRDISEVLVEGIRRLQYRGYDSTGLAMLGDNGAICMRRAVGKVSELERKLEASPCRGRLGIAHSRWATHGGVTEANAHPHLSGERIAVIHNGIIENYESIREELAARGYEFRSETDTEVIAHLIHDLLKQDIDLTEAVRQAMRRFEGAYAIVVFDAQQPDRLVTARIASPLVIGHGDGENFVASGIQALLPVTRRFSVLDEGDMAEVRLDGVTIYDADGNIVEREITVSEQSADAVERGDYAHYMLKEIYEQPRAIADTLSERILGDHVLEAAFGPRAAEILPQVDNVHIVACGTSYHAGLVARYYLEQGARIPCTVEVASEYRYRNPVVQPGTLFLAISQSGETADTLAALREARKIGYVATAAICNVAESSLVREADLSLMTRAGPEVGVASTKAFTTQLAALGLLGLAIGQRRSVDRRLVGVYARQMQRVPEMVQQTLKLDAQIRVWARHFADKHHALFLGRGPTYPVAMEGALKLKEISYIHAEAYPAGELKHGPLALVDDDMPVIAVAPNDRLLEKLKSNLQEVRARGGRLFVFADPNTGFTPSDGVDIMTMPEHIEPLQAPLIYTVPLQLLAYHVAVLRGTDVDQPRNLAKSVTVE
- a CDS encoding CsbD family protein; protein product: MADDKRYEGKTENLKGKFKEGAGKVSGDEQLENEGKVDQKTGKIKDTIGKVKDTVKDVVSH
- a CDS encoding DUF4124 domain-containing protein; its protein translation is MPAPPDSLRMPGWVTALILCLASSAAAASPAYRWVDAQGQVHYSQTPPGQGAYSKYEPRAPRAHPAPAVESIDDFVESSETDELARAAAEHARQVARNERQQQCQAARDRLAYLDAKTARRLMRVDDNGERVRFTEDMFNAERDKALEQIASSCE